The DNA segment ATGCCTCATGAGTTTTACCGCCTGCGTGAATGGAGCATTTTGAAGCTGCGCTGTGTAGTTCGGAAGCAATTAAATCTTTGGCTAAGGATTTCTTTGGAGAACGGACAACAGAGATTGCCAGTGACAGCACTGGgactattttaattccaaagggaAGCTTTATTAGGATGCATCGTCTTGTAGTGGATTGGTTGAGATGAAGTATACATAATATACGGCTAAACTGCTTGATATCCGCAGAATATGCAGACttacacctacagtatgtctgaAAGGAGCTATAATGTGTGTGGGTCAGACACAAGCGCCAAACAGGACGGGAGGTGTAGTAGTTTACAGATTGGGGCTCCcatgggtcatggaatttcttgTCATTTTGTCAATTTGTCAATGTCAATTGTAATTGGGTAATTGGTGAATCAATGGGCTGGAAAGCCAGAGGTTCATTTGGACATCACTAAATTACCAGTTGTTTTTTGGTTGGAGTAGACAAAGAATCTtgtctacatacatacatacatacattcaaacAAACCTGAACCTGTGCAAGACGTGTCATAAAATATCAGCAGTTCTGGAGCACCATAGAATTAGCAATCATGGACTTTAATTCACTGCTTGCTGTGTGTTCTCCCACTTTCTACAGCCCCATGGAACCCAGTCCAGAAAAGCAATGTCTCCATGGGTAGTGGGGTATACACCcttcgctgtgaggccaaaggGTATCCCCTAGGTACTCACACCTGGACAGATGGACATGGGAAGAAGTTGACTGACCAGGCCAAGTTCACAACCAGCATTACCTCAGAGCAGCTTATTCACATCTACAGCCAATTGAATGTCACCATCTCCACCCGTAGCAACTACACCTGCACTTTCAGTGATGACAGAGGAGTTTCTCAGTCTGCCACCTTTGTCTTTCCTGGtatgatataaaatatgaaatgtTATCACAGTATATGGTAAAGGATATCCCCATGGCTTTGATTTGGCTGTAAGTCATGGGTAACCACAGCTGTGGGGATATCTTTTATAGTGCAAAATGGGGATTGATAATTAGAATTTAAGAGGCCAAGTGGGGAAGTCCTGGGATATCGGCACTGAAGGAATGCCTCTTGTCCAATAGGATATTAATCAATAGTTTGACCCGGATCTAACTGTTATCCAATGTAAAATATTATCACAGTGAATGTTATCACATACTTTTTAATGACACATTAATGACCCATCGATGcatgcttattattattattacagacaAGGACAAGTCAAGACATCACTATTGGCTGATCCCTGCTATAGGTGgactggtggtggtgctggtagTTTTAAACCTGAAACATCAGGTAAGTCATAGAGATGGAACAGGTGTACAGGCCATAACATTAAATTATGTTATTCAAGACTTCTCAATACAGAAGGTTATCAGGAAATATGTATGAAGTGAAGCTATATTTGTGTTTGAAAGTAGCTTGGCACAGATATTTTGATATACTAACAAACACTTTTGGTCTACTTGCCCTCAGTGTCTCCACACCAGCAGCTTACAGCAACAGGAGCCTCGAAAACCAAGCCGGGGCGGGCATGGTGGAGTCAAGTGGGTAGGAGAATGTTCGGAAAGTGTCAACAATAAGCTTGACAGTGTGCCGCCACCACGGAGTCCATACAAGTTAATTACCGAATGGAGCACAGACTTTTGACACTGAAGGAGGAGATCTTGGTAATCAACTTGTACAGACTTCCTCAATGCACTTTCCTTTCCTTTGCGCTTTATgcacatcatgtttttgtttatgtagaaATGGAAGAAATGCTTCATACAGTGCCTTCattgtattttatttgtttgattccACAAATGAAGATTAATTGTGCAATGATGAGGAGCTTGAATATACTACCCtagtgcagtggttctcaaactgagGGTCACCAAAAGTATGGGTGGGGTCGCgaaatgatttgcagtctgAATTAAATACATGTTTCTAAAGGTTTTTAAACCAGTATGTTTAAACTGCAAGCAAGCTCAGGCATGAAAATTTAAGTCAACCAACCAGCGGAGCTCTTGTGTTATCTGAGggattgtcttttttttttttttactaaaatttttttttactaaaatcatttacaccacccacctcacccgcaaggcgaccaaaattgtgagtgatgcaagtcacccgctcacaatctgtttgatctactgccctctgggaagagggtACAGAAGCCTAAGctccaagactaccagactcaccaacagcttcatacacaagctgtaaggatgctgaactctccctccctctccccctccacccctcagctacataacatcctggacattggaccaaaatggccgcctgcactactccacttgcacacttgcaccttgtacactttacaacttggtgttgttgtccctGAAAACACAaaacttctgctgctcttacataacttgcaccactatgccactttctttcttacttaggtcaaacagaactacccaagccttttattggcctgactttgcactagtattttattgactgtctatgcacaatttcaaccaaattttgctgctcttatttttcattattatatgtgccctcttatttacttatttacttactttttgtttgcttgaatgttatgtttgtctgtggacctaaattggtaaataTGTCTAGtgttcaccgtgggatagtgaaaaacgtaatttcgatctctttgtatgtctggaacatgtgaagaaattgacaataaagctgactttgactttgactttgaaaagtTGGTCTCAGTAGCTTTGTGAAGAGCTTCTAATTGAGACCTGCCTTTATTTATCCTGTGATGACTACAGGAGATACATCGGTATAGGAAATgaccattttaatgcatttattatatttatatttatcttTAATACATTGAACTCCATTGTCTCCATGCCTTAACACCTGCCtttctttgttcttttgttaCATTTAAGCGTAAAGAAACTGGTTTGTGCTAGCCCAAGTtcatatacataaatatacagtatttctCTTCATGTTAATTTTACTGTATgatatgtttttgtatgtgcctgtttgaaatattttgtgtgtgaatgagtatgTAGCCTATGTTTGCTGGAGGGCAGAACAGCAAAAGAATAAACATAACTTTGCATTAACAAGAtgtaattttgtttgtttgtttgttttattggtgTTTTAAGGCCAACAGTCACAGTTATAATTATAACTACTATTAAATAGCCAATATTTTCATGTTAGCACTAGTATATCAAAACGTTGACATAGCCTAATTCTCTGGCCTAATTGNNNNNNNNNNNNNNNNNNNNNNNNNNNNNNNNNNNNNNNNNNNNNNNNNNNNNNNNNNNNNNNNNNNNNNNNNNNNNNNNNNNNNNNNNNNNNNNNNNNNNNNNNNNNNNNNNNNNNNNNNNNNNNNNNNNNNNNNNNNNNNNNNNNNNNNNNNNNNNNNNNNNNNNNNNNNNNNNNNNNNNNNNNNNNNNNNNNNNNNNNNNNNNNNNNNNNNNNNNNNNNNNNNNNNNNNNNNNNNNNNNNNNNNNNNNNNNNNNNNNNNNNNNNNNNNNNNNNNNNNNNNNNNNNNNNNNNNNNNNNNNNNNNNNNNNNNNNNNNNNNNNNNNNNNNNNNNNNNNNNNNNNNNNNNNNNNNNNNNNNNNNNNNNNNNNNNNNNNNNNNNNNNNNNNNNNNNNNNNNNNNNNNNNNNNNNNNNNNNNNNNNNNNNNNNNNNNNNNNNNNNNNNNNNNNNNNNNNNNNNNNNNNNNNNNNNNNNNNNNNNNNNNNNNNNNNNNNNNNNNacacacacacacacacacacacacacacactcgtatcTAAATACCACACAATAATCACACTCGTATCTAAATACAGCACAATAATCACATTGACATGCATACTTATATCAATACAATACAGCACCATAgacatacatatgtacacacacacacatatatatatatataacatattaacacacacaaacactctgagCTTGCTTACTCACTCAATCATTCAGACACCCATAcaatcattaacacacacacagacaaataaacacagCTAATAAATAGCTCATAACCCAAAGATGCAcaagtaaacagtaaacagtaCACTGCACTGGCTGTATCGTGATCTTACTTTGCTGTGAGCGAGTTAACGGCAGACTTCTTCTCATTCAGAGCCTCCTGTAGCTGCCCGACACGCAACGTTGTGTTCCTACAACCAagagacacacagatgcagagtGAGTTTGCACATAAAAATCCCTTTTTCcccttttaattttttatctataatatatttaatagcTTAGTATATTTTCTAATATGTTTAAAACAAATCAGCATATAAGTTTAGTGGTGTATTAGTGGAGTTGTATGGCTGCCCTTCTATATAACTTTTCTATATTTGTGGACAAATAAAGAACACCTAATATTCTTCATCAGCTATCCCATGATGCACCATTATCGCTCTCAGTGGTTGCACACGAACCTGCTGCTTCGGCCCATCTCATCCCTCTGCTTGTCAATGGTTTCCATCAGACTCATATACTGCAGACAGACAACAGCGGGTTCACTTGGCACTCTGATAGGAAGTCACTATATCGCTTAAAGACTACATTTCCCAGCATGCCTCTCACCTGCCGGTTCTTTTCCCCCTTCAGGATCTGGATCTCCTTGCTGAGCACTGTGGTTTTGCTGCGGCTCTCCCTGAGCGTGTTGAGCCGGTCAGCGTTGTGATTGATGGCCTGATCTAAAGGGGCCAATTGTCATGGTCAAAAACAGGACAGCAGATCTTCAGTTTACATAAGCATAACAGTACCTGACCGTACACAACCAAGCTGGTAAAAGCTAGTGCATCATAAGAAGAAAAAAGATAATCAATAAGCTGTTTGTTGCAGTGAAGCGACCAGCGGGCCTTTACTACAACCCTAGACAATTACAACTAAATGAACACAAACTGTATTATATCATTTAGGATTTCAAAAATTCATACTGGATACAATTACAGTGGTTGTTTGTTAATTTGCTTGTTCACTGCTCcaaaacacagcaacacaacatcACACTAGCCCTTTACAACATGTAGACGGCCCTCCATTATGATGTGTAATGGCCAGCCGTGGTGAATTGACTGCACAGGCTCACCCAAGGCTTTGATTGTGTCACTAGGCACATTGTTCCCAGCCATCTCCAGGCGGAAAAGAGTCCGGTTCTGCTGCAGACCCTCCAGAAGAGCCCGGCCTCCCAGCAGGCCAATGTTGTTCCACCGCAGGTCTATTCAGTGGGTAAGGTGGAAATGAAATGAATACAAAGGCAGAAGATAAAGGGAAACCATGTGCTGCACGCAAGAACCCCCGAGACCATATGATCTTACAAAGCAATACAgcacaaatacataaacacatcttgaatttccctttggggatcaataaagtatctatctatctatctatctatctatctatctacatccaAAAACATCAATGCCATCACTATCACAACAATGCATTGCATGCAAGACATGCAATgcaattaaaacacacacacacacactgcgtcataaaaatattaaagtaaacattattttattttcccaaaacaTGACTTTTCtgtgttgttctctgtgtttttttcagtGATAAGATCCATGAGGAAAAACTCAATGAGTGCCTGTGTGCCTACCAAGCTCCTGCAGGACACTGTTCCTCTTGAGCACCATGGCGAGCTCGGCCGCCCCCTGGTGGTTGATCTGGTTATTGCGCAGGTCCAGCTGTGTCAGGTGGCAGTTGGTGGCCAAGCCCTCACAGAATATGGAGAAGCCTTCGTCCCACATGCCCAGGGCATTCCACTCCAGGACCAGCCTGAGTGCACAGCAAcacagcatttgtgtgtgtgtgtctgtgtgtatgtgtgagtgtgtgtgtgtgtgtgtgtgtgtgtgtgtgtgtgtgtgtgtgtgtgtgagagagagagtcagcgaatgagtgagtgagtaaatgtgtatgtgtgttagtgtgtgtgtgggtgtgtgggtgtatgtgtgtgtgtgtgtgtgtgtgtgtgtgtgtgtgtgtgtgtgtgtgtgtgtgtttaaagaacGGGCACATCTCCAGTCAGGCGATTCGATTTCAGAGTCGATTGCCAGACTACTGAAATAGTGTCGGAAGTGGAAGTGAAGGCTCAGTTACATTCACACCACGCTGGCCAGCGCTGGCGTCTCTCCCTGccagggcagggactgaccgAGTCAGCTGGCCAGGCCAGGAGAAAGTTCCGCAGCAGTACACGCCAACTTCCTACGCCTCACCTGCGGATCGTCTTGTTCCGGACCAGCAGCTTGCCCAGTGCCTCGGCCCCAGAGCCTCTCAGGTTGTTTCCCtaggaaaaacaacaaacaaacaaataaataaataaataaataaataaaggcatAATTAACACAACGGCACAATGTAGAGTGAGGACATGGCCTTAGGTTATGCTATGCTCACAATCTTCTTCAGAGAGTAACTGGGTTTTCTGCCTCACCTTCAGATCAAGGAGCCTGATTGTGGCGTTGCAGCACAGGCCGCTAATCAGGAGCTTGGCACCTGAAAATGACAGGAGGAGGAACCGTAAACAGAAGAGAACAGACTGCAGAACAGAATAACAGAACATAACAGAATAATAGAACATAACATAAGAGAACAGACTGCAGAACAGAATAGGAGAACATAACAGATATACGCATGACAGAAGAGACTGGATAACAGAATATCAAAACATAACAGACATTAGCATTAAAGAACAGCTGCAACAGAACATATCTAGGCCGTTGGTATAAATCTCACCCTATTCTGTCTGATACTAACTGAAATACTAAAATAAGATACGTCCCTCAAAAATATGCTAAGATTTAAGCTATTCCATACTTGAGGGTGGCTCAAGAAAGTCTGCAAAGTTATCTGATGCTGTTTGTTCACTTCCCTACATTTTGTACTGATTCATTGTGTGAAATTCTTTTTGAAATCTAAGATGGGTGACATTTTCCGCCAGTTCAATACTTACATACTGCtatattacattacaaaaaaaaaacatgaagttTGTGCCACTTTACATCAAGTAATCTCTCAGAGAGTAGAATAAGAGTAGGCTACAGTTGCAAGTGTAATCTAACAGTGTCAAATATGCTCTCTAGTCAAAATAAGAGTAGGCTACAGTTGAAGTGTAATCCAACAGTGTCAAATATGCTCTCTAGTCAGAATAAGAGTAGGCTACAGTTGAAGTGTAATCCAACAGTGTCAAatatgccccccacccccccccccgcttcTCCCCTCTACTTACCCTCCTCGCTGAGCATGCAGTCACTGAGCACCACCTCCGTGAGGGCCGTGTCGTTGCTCAGCGCCCGGCCCAGGACGGCACAGGTGTCGGCGGAGAGGCTGTGCCCACTCAGGTCCAGCCTGGTGGAGGTGCCCGTGCCGGACGCCACGCCGCAGGCCTCGTGCAGCTGGGTCAGCACAGACTCCTGGGGCTCCATGCCACTCTCCTTGCACAGGCGCACGAACGTCCGTCTGAAGTCCTCCATCGTCCTCTCTCCAGTAGCTGCGTGTGCCGGTGCACATTAAACAATGTCATTCAGTTTCTGCTCCATAAAGACATTTCAATCTAAGGAGTGCCTGggtgtttcttggtgttttatgtccccaacgttgtcttcaaggcagcgctgcctggaaggcgctatggttaggcatgggttaaggttagggttagggttaggttaaggaTAAGGTGCCTTTAAGTTTGACGGTGACAGCGCTGCCTAGAAGACGACATTGGGggcataagtataagtatactcttttgatcccgtgagggaaatttggtctctgcatttatcccaatccgtgaattagtgaaacacactcagcacacagtgaacacacagtgaggtataaaacaccatcgagctgcCTGGGTCTGGagacatttttctctctcttttttttcttttgatatTACAGTTATACACAGGAAAGATGATCCCTTGTGATATTGGTTGTTTGCTTCCCACAgtagccaatcaacaaccaatcCAAACTGATACCATACAACATGACGCATGATACAACACCAGCAATGCACAATATGGCTCAAGAGACCAGCAACACACACTAAATTGCATTGATATTACTGTTATTATAACTAATTTGCTTAATTTAGGCTAAAATGTTTACTGTTAATTTTCACTACTCAAATGTTCATattctgtaagtcgctttggacaaaagcgccTGCCATAACAACTAAAGGCTGTACCAAGGTCCGTGAAGGCACTCCTTcacagcacagtacagtacagcatGCACTGTCTGCAGAACATCGTCAACCTAGATTACTCAAGTCATAGTCTAGACCTACAGCGTGTACATTCGTCTACATGTTAGAATTAAGTTAGAATGTTAGGGCCCATTTTTAAGTTTTGTCCCCTCCACTGCACTAAACAAAGTGAAGTTAAGATCCAGTATCATTCCTGTCTCTGACGTCTCCATAATGTTGGGCTCTGCTGTGACTATCTCCATGTGttgtgatgtagcctactgtatgtgtttgttcttGTTTTGCAGTTAGGCAGGAGTAAGGAATTTATGTTAGATGTGTTGAGATTaccttttgtttttgtaatggAATATGTACGTGTGAAAATGAATTGGGACACCACATATTATCTAATGTAAACCTGTAAATAAATAGCTGTCATACTAACTTTGAAGGCAGGTTTTAGCTTTGCAACCTACTTTTGCAGTATTTTCTGCACAGAAGTTTATGCATTATTCCACAGGTTCTGCATATTACATCTGTAAGTAAGCTACTAAGTATCATGTGTGGCGTTAGTTAGTTAGCACAGCTAACTAACGTTATCTAACTGAGCTGAAATGTGACCCTTCCATGAAAAAGACCAATTCAACTAAAGAAAAATACATCTATTGCTTCTTTAGTAGGACTACACAGAGATCAAAACCTGTATGCTTGCTTTATATGCTTCTATTTAATGCTGAATAAGTTAATGACCACAGGTTCATgtcctagctagctagcattaaatTACAGTCAAACAGCAACCCCGTTTTAATAAGTTCAAAGATGTGTTATGAAACGTATGGTTATATTTACTTGCTGTCGTGTACAACATTCGTTAGATGCATCAGCAGCTCAACACGATTGCATACGTACAGCTTGACAGTTAGATGTGTAAACAAAGTTGGCTACAGGTGTCAACAAATGAGAATGGATTAGATAGGCTAACGTCCCATTCATCTAAGTATAATTCGCGATATGTTTACCATCTATACCTTTTGAAAGAAAACAGTACTGTAAAGAGTGTACTTACTTTAGGACTACA comes from the Alosa alosa isolate M-15738 ecotype Scorff River chromosome 22, AALO_Geno_1.1, whole genome shotgun sequence genome and includes:
- the LOC125287606 gene encoding butyrophilin subfamily 1 member A1-like, giving the protein MQTLIVLCLIQASLQLFSSDANNTFDAALHDNVILFWNISFKLDPKSDLVVHIQKSEDSSVDIVRLDQKGLKIFPTFVGRVQLLQNSFPNKVVALKMDNVSIQDTGEYKCYASMPLYINQGQCHLKVRAPWNPVQKSNVSMGSGVYTLRCEAKGYPLGTHTWTDGHGKKLTDQAKFTTSITSEQLIHIYSQLNVTISTRSNYTCTFSDDRGVSQSATFVFPDKDKSRHHYWLIPAIGGLVVVLVVLNLKHQCLHTSSLQQQEPRKPSRGGHGGVKWVGECSESVNNKLDSVPPPRSPYKLITEWSTDF
- the lrrc45 gene encoding leucine-rich repeat-containing protein 45; amino-acid sequence: MEDFRRTFVRLCKESGMEPQESVLTQLHEACGVASGTGTSTRLDLSGHSLSADTCAVLGRALSNDTALTEVVLSDCMLSEEGAKLLISGLCCNATIRLLDLKGNNLRGSGAEALGKLLVRNKTIRRLVLEWNALGMWDEGFSIFCEGLATNCHLTQLDLRNNQINHQGAAELAMVLKRNSVLQELDLRWNNIGLLGGRALLEGLQQNRTLFRLEMAGNNVPSDTIKALDQAINHNADRLNTLRESRSKTTVLSKEIQILKGEKNRQYMSLMETIDKQRDEMGRSSRNTTLRVGQLQEALNEKKSAVNSLTAK